One window from the genome of Pseudomonadota bacterium encodes:
- a CDS encoding tetratricopeptide repeat protein, with protein sequence MSTSDGRPACRTTFLLALLAIAALGALLLAGPREFTHGVRLFYAAVAAAIALVAALVLASRAARPTDEALDRKHVAWVAAVCVAGLGAAAMAVALPHSPSAPAAAPAADAGPATDAGVPDEAAPVARKREPAGGARDVDEEIARAGAALGRDDFAQAESLFRGAVEKATAAGLDDRRLTASMGLGESLLVSGKTDEAIEVITAARSWAEGAFDAPPPDGVRLMVVEARARALAKDLPAAAALAEQAIALADRHHPGEAQLRGTALATLVDTLLGQGQPDEALAAVDAQLARLRAAPRPDGAEVAAWLDTAGRVLGMAKRYEESAARLKEALDLLRKAGDPDPVRVALTQSSLSFSLWNAGKKAEAKKLLAEARKVLEARLPEDHPARARVTALAAEMGR encoded by the coding sequence ATGTCTACCAGCGACGGGCGGCCCGCGTGCCGCACCACGTTCCTCCTGGCGCTGCTCGCGATCGCGGCGCTCGGTGCCCTGCTGCTCGCCGGGCCGCGGGAGTTCACGCACGGCGTGCGCCTCTTCTACGCGGCCGTGGCAGCCGCGATCGCGCTCGTGGCGGCGCTCGTCCTCGCCTCGCGCGCCGCGAGGCCGACCGACGAGGCTCTCGACCGCAAGCACGTCGCCTGGGTCGCGGCCGTGTGCGTGGCCGGCCTGGGCGCCGCCGCGATGGCGGTCGCCCTGCCCCACTCCCCGAGCGCGCCGGCGGCCGCCCCGGCAGCCGACGCCGGCCCGGCGACGGACGCGGGCGTTCCCGATGAGGCCGCCCCGGTCGCCCGAAAGCGCGAACCGGCCGGCGGCGCCCGCGACGTCGACGAGGAGATCGCCCGGGCCGGCGCGGCGCTCGGCCGCGACGACTTCGCGCAGGCCGAGAGCCTCTTCCGCGGCGCCGTCGAGAAGGCGACCGCGGCCGGGCTGGACGACCGGCGGCTGACCGCGAGCATGGGGCTCGGCGAGAGCCTGCTCGTTTCGGGAAAGACGGACGAGGCGATCGAGGTGATCACCGCGGCCCGCTCCTGGGCCGAGGGCGCGTTCGACGCCCCGCCGCCCGACGGCGTGCGCCTGATGGTGGTCGAGGCCCGGGCGCGCGCGCTCGCCAAGGATCTTCCGGCGGCCGCGGCGCTGGCCGAGCAGGCGATCGCGCTGGCCGATCGCCACCACCCCGGCGAGGCCCAGCTGCGCGGGACGGCGCTCGCTACGCTGGTGGACACGCTCCTCGGCCAGGGGCAGCCCGACGAGGCGCTCGCCGCGGTGGACGCGCAGCTGGCGCGCCTGCGCGCGGCGCCGCGCCCGGACGGCGCCGAGGTCGCGGCCTGGCTCGACACGGCCGGCCGGGTGCTGGGCATGGCCAAGCGCTACGAGGAGTCCGCCGCCCGCCTGAAGGAGGCGCTCGATCTGCTGCGGAAGGCCGGCGATCCCGATCCCGTGCGCGTGGCGCTGACCCAGTCGAGCCTCTCGTTCTCGCTGTGGAACGCCGGGAAGAAGGCCGAGGCGAAGAAGCTGCTGGCCGAGGCGCGAAAGGTGCTCGAGGCGCGGCTGCCCGAGGACCACCCGGCGCGCGCCCGCGTGACCGCGCTGGCCGCGGAGATGGGGCGCTAA
- a CDS encoding FHA domain-containing protein codes for MNLTIVHTKGPRQGTEDAFSGKAVVTLGRHPACDVVFQESGTPIVSGRHAELRIEGDRLVVVDLQSTNGTFVNGRRAQSAELQPGDEVTLGANGPAFRASGAAVAAGAPASENEGPKIYGQKTVGMMIQQALASVPQAQAAPKGTSKSTEYFEALVEKKVRGSSKRLKIIVAAAAFAVVAAGAIVGTIAYRNRTVQVIQTTQVGVESGGAIAAANRYKVFMLAGYPAKDGRPTGPLQGFCTAFAVSPDLLATNAHCVVSGSKRFVSVTALMNGAPANRFPVVQWAAHPAYREGEISPDVGLLRIAGKLTTAVTRAGQAELGQLGPGAKVFLYGFPGRLNKEDAPEATFIEGDIGRVTTFDQKLGAFGANTLLQHSAFCTGGTSGSPMFNAAGHVVGVNAGGYVENGQALAGYNFGMRVDLLEVLYAQLGGSGGALP; via the coding sequence ATGAACCTCACGATCGTCCACACCAAGGGCCCGCGGCAGGGGACGGAGGACGCCTTCTCCGGCAAGGCCGTCGTCACCCTCGGCCGGCACCCGGCGTGCGACGTCGTCTTCCAGGAGAGCGGCACGCCGATCGTCTCGGGCCGCCACGCGGAGCTGCGCATCGAGGGCGACCGGCTCGTCGTCGTCGATCTCCAGTCGACCAACGGCACCTTCGTGAACGGGCGGCGCGCCCAGTCCGCCGAGCTTCAGCCCGGCGACGAGGTGACGCTCGGGGCGAACGGCCCGGCCTTCCGCGCGTCCGGCGCCGCGGTGGCCGCAGGGGCCCCGGCCTCCGAAAACGAAGGGCCGAAGATCTACGGCCAGAAGACCGTCGGCATGATGATCCAGCAGGCGCTCGCCTCGGTCCCGCAAGCGCAGGCGGCGCCCAAGGGGACCTCCAAGTCGACCGAGTACTTCGAGGCGCTCGTCGAGAAGAAGGTCCGGGGGTCCTCCAAGCGGCTCAAGATCATCGTGGCCGCCGCGGCCTTTGCCGTCGTCGCCGCGGGCGCGATCGTCGGCACCATCGCCTACCGCAACCGCACGGTCCAGGTGATCCAGACCACCCAGGTGGGCGTCGAGTCGGGCGGCGCGATCGCGGCGGCGAACCGCTACAAAGTCTTCATGCTCGCCGGGTACCCGGCGAAGGACGGCAGGCCGACCGGGCCGCTGCAGGGCTTCTGCACCGCGTTCGCCGTGAGCCCGGATCTCCTCGCGACCAACGCGCACTGCGTCGTCTCGGGATCGAAGCGCTTCGTCTCGGTGACCGCGCTCATGAACGGCGCGCCGGCGAACCGCTTCCCGGTCGTCCAGTGGGCGGCGCACCCGGCGTACCGGGAGGGCGAGATCTCACCCGACGTGGGGCTCCTGCGCATCGCCGGCAAGCTCACGACCGCCGTGACCCGCGCCGGACAGGCGGAGCTCGGCCAGCTCGGGCCGGGCGCGAAGGTCTTCCTGTACGGCTTCCCCGGCCGCCTGAACAAGGAGGACGCACCGGAGGCGACGTTCATCGAGGGCGACATCGGGCGCGTCACGACGTTCGACCAGAAGCTCGGCGCCTTCGGGGCGAACACGCTCCTGCAGCACTCGGCGTTCTGCACCGGCGGCACCTCGGGGAGCCCGATGTTCAACGCGGCCGGCCACGTCGTCGGCGTCAACGCCGGCGGCTACGTCGAGAACGGGCAGGCGCTGGCCGGCTACAACTTCGGGATGCGCGTCGATCTCCTCGAGGTCCTTTACGCGCAGCTCGGCGGCTCCGGGGGCGCCCTGCCTTGA
- the ftcD gene encoding glutamate formimidoyltransferase, which translates to MRLVECVPNISEGRDRRIIDAVAAEVETVDGVRLLDVDPGATTNRTVITFVGSPEAAAEAAFRLIRRAAELIDMRGQRGEHPRNGATDVCPFVPLTGVTMADCAELARRVGARVGTELGIPVYLYEHAASKPEWRNLATIRKGEYEALPQKLGKPEWKPDFGPNEWSERVAKTGATQVGARQFLIAYNINLNTKNTKLAKRIGLVIREQGGAVKRDASGNKLRGPSGELLKHEKGLFDHCKATGWFIEEFGCAQVTMNLTDYTVTPPHLVFDKVCEIAAELGLRVTGSELVGLIPLEAVLAAGRHYLRKQGASDGVPEADLIEAAHQSMSLSQISKFSPDERIVEYRVRTPRPLVERTAAGFVDELSRDSAAPGGGSVAALCGALGAGLATMVANLTVGKTGYEAVEAEMIGIAEQGQALKDLLVRAVDDDTFAFNEVMAAFAVPKGAARDAAIAEANKKATLVPLSVLEAIPAVVELAGAAGARGNRNSLSDAGVAVLAARTAATGAYYNVLINSGQIGDAAFVSEVRGRADAAFALVTKRCDELDMWFRSELQKKKE; encoded by the coding sequence ATGAGACTCGTCGAGTGCGTGCCCAACATCAGCGAAGGCCGTGACCGCAGGATCATCGACGCCGTCGCCGCCGAGGTGGAGACCGTGGACGGCGTCCGGCTGCTCGACGTCGACCCGGGCGCGACGACGAACCGCACCGTGATCACGTTCGTGGGATCGCCGGAGGCGGCGGCCGAGGCCGCGTTCCGCCTCATCCGCCGGGCGGCCGAGCTCATCGACATGCGCGGCCAGCGGGGCGAGCACCCGCGCAACGGCGCCACCGACGTCTGCCCGTTCGTGCCGCTCACGGGCGTCACGATGGCCGACTGCGCCGAGCTCGCGCGCCGCGTCGGCGCCCGCGTCGGGACGGAGCTGGGGATTCCGGTGTATCTGTACGAGCACGCGGCCTCCAAGCCGGAGTGGCGAAACCTCGCGACGATCCGCAAGGGCGAGTACGAGGCGCTGCCGCAGAAGCTCGGGAAGCCCGAGTGGAAGCCGGACTTCGGCCCGAACGAGTGGAGCGAGCGCGTCGCGAAGACGGGCGCGACGCAGGTGGGCGCCCGCCAGTTCCTGATCGCCTACAACATCAACCTCAACACGAAGAACACGAAGCTCGCGAAGCGCATCGGGCTCGTGATCCGCGAGCAGGGCGGCGCCGTGAAGCGGGACGCGAGCGGCAACAAGCTGCGCGGCCCGAGCGGCGAGCTGCTCAAGCACGAGAAGGGGCTGTTCGACCACTGCAAGGCGACGGGCTGGTTCATCGAGGAGTTCGGCTGCGCGCAGGTCACGATGAACCTGACGGACTACACGGTGACGCCGCCGCACCTCGTCTTCGACAAGGTCTGCGAGATCGCGGCGGAGCTCGGGCTGCGCGTGACCGGCTCGGAGCTCGTCGGCCTCATCCCGCTCGAGGCGGTGCTCGCGGCCGGCCGCCACTACCTCCGCAAGCAGGGCGCCAGCGACGGCGTGCCGGAGGCCGACCTCATCGAGGCCGCGCACCAGAGCATGAGCCTCTCCCAGATCTCGAAGTTCTCCCCCGACGAGCGGATCGTCGAGTACCGGGTCCGCACGCCGCGGCCGCTCGTGGAGCGCACCGCGGCGGGGTTCGTCGACGAGCTGTCGCGCGACTCGGCGGCCCCGGGCGGCGGGAGCGTGGCGGCGCTCTGCGGCGCGCTCGGCGCCGGGCTCGCGACGATGGTGGCGAACCTCACCGTCGGCAAGACCGGCTACGAGGCGGTCGAGGCGGAGATGATCGGGATCGCCGAGCAGGGACAGGCCCTGAAGGATCTCCTCGTCCGCGCCGTGGACGACGACACGTTCGCGTTCAACGAGGTGATGGCCGCGTTCGCGGTACCCAAGGGCGCGGCGCGCGACGCCGCGATCGCGGAGGCGAACAAGAAGGCGACCCTGGTGCCGCTCTCGGTCCTCGAGGCGATCCCGGCGGTCGTGGAGCTCGCCGGGGCCGCCGGCGCGCGCGGGAACCGGAATTCCCTCTCGGACGCGGGCGTCGCCGTGCTCGCCGCCCGGACGGCCGCGACCGGCGCGTACTACAACGTGCTCATCAACTCCGGCCAGATCGGCGACGCGGCGTTCGTCTCCGAGGTGCGCGGGCGGGCCGACGCCGCCTTCGCGCTCGTGACGAAGCGCTGCGACGAGCTGGACATGTGGTTCAGGTCGGAGCTACAGAAGAAGAAGGAGTAG
- a CDS encoding polyprenyl synthetase family protein, whose protein sequence is MDALEKLRAISEKHSLNGAVAEAMTDTAALLGDGLEALERVLSGGFPDAPGGVREACRYMLDAGGKRIRPAICLLSFRAARGEKGRLPVALATACELLHNATLLHDDVIDEGDVRRGRPAVRVVYGNAISILGGDYLLTRCVETVAAAGAGLMPEFVATLRRLVEGEVTQLELRGSLSTTREQYFRIVEGKTASLFRWAAFSGAKAAGAGDPLCAALGEFGWHVGVAFQLVDDVLDFSTEPDVLGKSLNADIREGKMTLPLIVAAAESPALRGALAELIAGADPATLAPRIASDVRRAGALETALAEASANTSRATEALRRAPGGDGAVIEALCTLADALQRREM, encoded by the coding sequence ATGGACGCCCTCGAAAAACTCCGCGCGATCTCCGAAAAGCATTCATTGAACGGTGCAGTCGCCGAGGCCATGACGGACACGGCGGCGCTGCTCGGCGACGGGCTCGAGGCGCTCGAGCGCGTCCTCTCGGGCGGGTTCCCGGACGCTCCGGGCGGCGTCCGTGAGGCGTGCCGCTACATGCTCGACGCGGGCGGCAAGCGGATCCGGCCGGCGATCTGCCTCCTCTCGTTCCGCGCGGCCCGCGGCGAGAAGGGGAGGCTGCCCGTCGCGCTCGCGACGGCGTGCGAGCTCCTGCACAACGCGACGCTGCTGCACGACGACGTCATCGACGAGGGCGACGTGCGGCGCGGCAGGCCGGCGGTGCGCGTGGTGTACGGGAACGCCATCTCCATCCTCGGGGGCGACTACCTGCTCACGCGCTGCGTGGAGACGGTCGCCGCCGCGGGGGCCGGGTTGATGCCCGAGTTCGTCGCGACGTTGCGCAGGCTCGTGGAAGGAGAGGTGACGCAGCTCGAGCTCCGCGGCTCCCTCTCGACGACCCGCGAGCAGTACTTCCGGATCGTCGAGGGCAAGACCGCGAGCCTCTTCCGGTGGGCCGCCTTCTCCGGCGCCAAGGCCGCCGGCGCGGGGGATCCGCTGTGCGCTGCCCTCGGCGAGTTCGGCTGGCACGTCGGCGTCGCGTTCCAGCTCGTCGACGACGTCCTGGACTTCTCGACGGAGCCGGACGTCCTCGGCAAGAGCCTGAACGCCGACATCCGCGAGGGCAAGATGACGCTCCCGCTGATCGTCGCGGCTGCGGAGAGCCCGGCGCTTCGCGGCGCCCTCGCGGAGCTGATCGCCGGCGCCGACCCTGCGACGCTCGCCCCCCGCATCGCGAGCGACGTCCGGCGCGCGGGGGCGCTCGAGACCGCGCTGGCCGAGGCGTCCGCGAACACGAGCCGAGCGACAGAGGCGCTCCGGCGCGCCCCCGGCGGCGACGGCGCCGTCATCGAGGCGCTCTGCACGCTGGCGGACGCGCTGCAGCGCCGCGAGATGTGA
- a CDS encoding TolC family protein — MRTRLLALAVFSWSALAAAQEPPAVEGPPALNRLTLEECTTRAIANSKELAAARHRLDAMQAQIEQVWWAPFSIIGVDAGFSFVPDRCVDTGTLANDGRLVACNGGAVAAEEDWASDEWGPTFQLEVKGVLPILDFVRVTRAQKALEEAREAKAAQLPSLKQQVRYNVERAYHAIIGAREMAYTLGEGKKQLVKARELLEENLAKQEGTETETDLIKLKVFEAQVGYMEQQTRQIERTALAALRFLVGGEDAARVDVPEDPQSLIERELDPLEAYKKRALENRPELEALRHGVKALELKVAMRKAEFLPSLGLVADWRYAATPGRTDIGNWLLKDNYNLNYFVLALALSYDLDLGLDIYKLDEAKAELAALTADQENALEAIVLDVENTYVEVTSARDSLAELEKSKRLAKGWIAAAVQSNAAGLGPAKEVKDALKEYFQIMASIHQLTGEYNVGLAKLDKVTGTLGEARE; from the coding sequence ATGCGGACCCGATTGCTCGCCCTGGCCGTGTTCTCGTGGAGCGCGCTCGCAGCGGCGCAGGAGCCCCCTGCGGTGGAAGGCCCGCCGGCGCTCAACCGGCTGACCCTCGAAGAGTGCACGACACGGGCGATCGCCAACAGCAAGGAGCTCGCGGCCGCGCGGCACAGGCTCGACGCCATGCAGGCCCAGATCGAGCAGGTCTGGTGGGCGCCCTTCTCCATCATCGGCGTCGACGCCGGGTTCTCCTTCGTTCCCGATCGATGCGTCGACACGGGGACGCTCGCGAACGACGGGCGTCTCGTCGCGTGCAACGGCGGCGCGGTCGCCGCCGAGGAGGACTGGGCGAGCGACGAGTGGGGCCCGACCTTCCAGCTGGAGGTCAAGGGCGTGCTGCCGATCCTGGACTTCGTCCGGGTGACGCGCGCCCAGAAGGCGCTCGAGGAGGCCCGCGAGGCCAAGGCGGCGCAGCTGCCGTCGTTGAAGCAGCAGGTGCGCTACAACGTGGAACGCGCCTACCACGCCATCATCGGCGCCCGCGAGATGGCCTACACGCTCGGCGAAGGGAAGAAGCAGCTCGTCAAGGCGCGGGAGCTGCTCGAGGAGAACCTCGCGAAGCAGGAGGGGACCGAGACCGAGACCGATCTCATCAAGCTCAAGGTCTTCGAGGCGCAGGTCGGCTACATGGAGCAGCAGACGCGGCAGATCGAGCGCACCGCCCTCGCCGCGCTGCGGTTCCTCGTCGGGGGCGAGGACGCTGCGCGCGTCGACGTCCCCGAGGATCCGCAGTCGCTGATCGAGCGCGAGCTCGATCCGCTCGAGGCCTACAAGAAGCGCGCGCTCGAAAATCGCCCCGAGCTGGAGGCGCTGCGCCACGGCGTGAAGGCGCTCGAGCTCAAGGTGGCGATGCGCAAGGCCGAGTTCCTCCCGAGCCTCGGGCTCGTCGCCGACTGGCGCTACGCCGCAACGCCGGGACGGACCGACATCGGCAACTGGCTGCTCAAGGACAACTACAACCTCAACTACTTCGTGCTCGCCCTGGCGCTCAGTTACGATCTCGATTTGGGCCTTGATATTTACAAGCTCGACGAGGCCAAGGCCGAGCTCGCGGCGCTGACCGCGGATCAGGAGAACGCGCTCGAGGCGATCGTCCTCGATGTCGAGAACACGTATGTCGAGGTGACCTCCGCGCGCGACAGCCTCGCCGAGCTCGAGAAGTCGAAGCGCCTCGCCAAGGGCTGGATCGCGGCGGCCGTCCAGAGCAACGCCGCGGGTCTCGGCCCGGCCAAGGAGGTCAAGGACGCGCTCAAGGAGTACTTCCAGATCATGGCGTCCATCCACCAGCTCACCGGCGAGTACAACGTCGGCCTCGCGAAGCTCGACAAGGTCACGGGCACGCTCGGCGAGGCGCGTGAATAG
- a CDS encoding ABC transporter substrate-binding protein has protein sequence MLKPLSVMLIAALALGFAARAEAQGTPTAFVQSVDKKVKPLLANSAANKTKILGALNQMLDFPTLCKDSLGKHWEGKTDAQRKEFTDTLKALIEKNVVKRLKDTRNHRIKYESEEITRDGATVVTIVSDGDGPRAQQLEIAYKLKKSGRSWIVVDMITDGVSLVSNYRSQFNKIITQDGWDVMIKKMKDKLAERD, from the coding sequence ATGCTCAAACCGCTATCCGTCATGCTCATCGCCGCGCTCGCGCTCGGCTTCGCCGCTCGAGCGGAGGCCCAGGGGACGCCGACGGCGTTCGTCCAGTCCGTCGACAAGAAGGTCAAGCCGCTGCTCGCGAACTCGGCGGCGAACAAGACGAAGATCCTCGGCGCCCTGAACCAGATGCTCGACTTCCCGACGCTGTGCAAGGACTCGCTCGGCAAGCACTGGGAGGGGAAGACGGACGCGCAGCGCAAGGAGTTCACGGACACGCTCAAGGCGCTCATCGAGAAGAACGTCGTCAAGCGGCTCAAGGACACGCGCAACCACAGGATCAAGTACGAGTCCGAGGAGATCACCCGGGACGGGGCGACCGTCGTCACGATCGTGAGCGACGGCGACGGCCCGCGCGCGCAGCAGCTGGAGATCGCCTACAAGCTGAAGAAGTCCGGCCGGAGCTGGATCGTCGTCGACATGATCACCGACGGGGTGAGCCTCGTGTCGAACTACCGCTCGCAGTTCAACAAGATCATCACCCAGGACGGCTGGGACGTGATGATCAAGAAGATGAAGGACAAGCTCGCCGAGCGCGACTGA
- a CDS encoding PKD domain-containing protein, producing the protein MLGNRAVVTDCLITALLLAACATGGVEGRGSGDSDADSDTDGDSDTDSDTDSDTDSDTDSDTDADTDSDTDTDVDTDTDTDADTDTDTDTDTDTDTGPADYCAASGGCDEYVSSVAVGTIDNDTVCDTYGDYTALSTAMEIGGSYSITIVNGDGYSTDQCGVWVDWNQDKDFTDAGEQVTLNGTPGVGPYTGAISPPADAVLGETRMRVRVVYSEAPTPCGVSSYGDVEDYAVVVQELGPPVADFAASSTSVGVGSAVSFTDLSSGLPTAWSWSFEGGSPAASTAQNPTGITYAAVGTYAVTLEVTSDLGSDTEIKAGYITVAENTLCDATSATCDEYIEQVQIGAINNSSDCDYYHDYTALSTDVTIGVGSAITVTNGYGYSSDQCGIWVDWNHNNLFTDAGETIAVTGTPGYGPYTATITPPTGALTGATRMRVRIMYTGTLDPCGEASYGEVEDYTLNVE; encoded by the coding sequence ATGCTCGGGAATCGCGCCGTCGTCACAGACTGTCTCATCACGGCACTGCTCCTCGCGGCGTGCGCCACTGGAGGCGTGGAGGGGCGCGGCTCGGGAGATTCGGACGCGGATTCGGATACGGATGGGGACTCGGACACGGACTCGGACACGGACTCCGACACGGACTCCGACACCGACTCCGACACGGATGCCGACACGGACTCCGACACGGATACCGACGTCGATACCGACACGGACACGGATGCCGATACGGATACGGATACGGATACCGATACCGACACCGACACCGGGCCCGCCGACTACTGCGCTGCGAGCGGCGGCTGCGACGAGTATGTCTCGTCCGTGGCGGTCGGCACCATCGACAACGACACGGTGTGCGACACGTACGGCGACTACACGGCCCTCTCGACGGCCATGGAGATCGGCGGAAGCTACTCCATCACGATCGTGAATGGCGACGGCTACTCCACCGATCAGTGTGGAGTCTGGGTGGACTGGAACCAGGACAAGGACTTCACGGACGCGGGCGAGCAGGTCACCCTCAACGGCACCCCCGGGGTGGGCCCCTACACCGGCGCGATCTCGCCCCCGGCCGACGCCGTCCTCGGCGAGACCAGGATGCGCGTCCGCGTCGTCTACAGCGAGGCACCGACCCCCTGCGGCGTGTCGAGCTACGGCGACGTCGAGGACTACGCCGTCGTCGTGCAGGAGCTCGGCCCGCCGGTCGCGGACTTCGCCGCGAGCAGCACGTCCGTGGGCGTCGGATCCGCGGTCTCTTTCACCGACTTGTCGAGCGGCCTGCCGACCGCGTGGTCGTGGAGCTTCGAGGGCGGGTCGCCGGCCGCGAGCACGGCCCAGAACCCGACCGGGATCACCTACGCCGCCGTGGGGACGTACGCGGTGACGCTCGAGGTCACGTCCGATCTCGGCTCGGACACGGAGATCAAGGCGGGCTACATCACCGTGGCGGAGAACACGCTGTGCGACGCTACGAGCGCGACCTGCGACGAGTACATCGAGCAGGTGCAGATCGGCGCCATCAACAACAGCTCGGACTGCGACTACTATCACGACTACACCGCGCTCTCGACGGACGTGACGATCGGCGTGGGCTCGGCCATCACGGTGACCAACGGCTACGGCTACTCTTCGGATCAGTGCGGCATCTGGGTGGATTGGAACCACAACAACCTGTTCACGGACGCGGGCGAGACGATCGCCGTGACCGGCACGCCGGGCTACGGGCCCTACACCGCGACGATCACGCCGCCCACGGGCGCGCTCACCGGCGCGACCCGGATGCGCGTCCGGATCATGTACACCGGGACGCTGGATCCCTGCGGCGAGGCGTCCTACGGCGAGGTCGAGGACTACACCCTGAACGTCGAGTGA